A genomic window from Rattus norvegicus strain BN/NHsdMcwi chromosome 9, GRCr8, whole genome shotgun sequence includes:
- the Tnfsf9 gene encoding tumor necrosis factor ligand superfamily member 9, translated as MDQHALDVGGTVDAGHPPGTAQPPDAAFLRDTGLPSDAAFLVDTVRLTEAALPTDAACPAVNVRDPEAAWPPALNFCSRHPRLYCLGGLVLLLLVACVPIFIRILPQPALTITTSPDLDTGENTADQVTPVSHIGCANTTQQGFPVFAKLLAKNQASLSNTTLNWHSQEGAGSSYLSRGLRYEEDKKELVVDSPGLYYVFLELKLSPTSINTGRKVQGWVSLVLQAKPQVDHLDSLALTVELFPCSMEDKLVDRSWNRLLRLKAGHRLSVDLRAYLHGAQDAYRDWELSHANTTSFGLFLVKPDPPQG; from the exons ATGGACCAGCACGCACTTGATGTTGGGGGGACCGTGGATGCCGGACATCCACCAGGTACTGCGCAGCCCCCGGATGCGGCGTTCCTCAGAGATACCGGGCTCCCTTCGGATGCTGCGTTCCTGGTAGATACTGTGCGCCTCACAGAAGCTGCGCTGCCCACGGATGCTGCGTGCCCTGCGGTTAATGTTCGGGATCCTGAGGCCGCGTGGCCGCCGGCCCTGAACTTTTGTTCCCGCCACCCGAGGCTTTACTGCCTAGGCGGCTTGGTGTTGCTGCTCCTGGTCGCCTGTGTCCCTATCTTCATCCGCATCCTACCTCAGCCCGCGCTCACAATCACCACCTCGCCTGACCTGGATACCGGAGAGAATACTGCAGACCAGGTCACCCCTGTTTCCCACATTGGCTGCGCCAACACTACACAACAG ggTTTTCCCGTGTTCGCCAAGCTACTGGCTAAAAACC AAGCATCGCTGAGTAACACGACTCTGAACTGGCACAGCCAGGAGGGAGCTGGGAGCTCATACCTGTCTCGAGGTCTGAGGTACGAGGAGGACAAAAAGGAGTTGGTGGTGGACAGTCCTGGGCTCTACTACGTGTTCTTGGAACTGAAGCTCAGTCCAACGTCCATAAACACAGGCCGCAAGGTGCAGGGCTGGGTCTCCCTTGTTTTGCAAGCAAAGCCTCAGGTAGATCACCTTGACAGCTTGGCCCTGACAGTGGAATTGTTCCCTTGCTCCATGGAGGACAAATTAGTGGATCGTTCCTGGAATCGTCTGTTGCGCCTGAAGGCTGGTCACCGCCTCAGTGTGGATCTGAGGGCCTATCTGCATGGAGCCCAGGATGCATACAGAGACTgggagctgtctcatgccaacacCACCAGCTTTGGACTCTTCCTTGTGAAACCTGACCCCCCTCAGGGATGA